The proteins below come from a single Triticum aestivum cultivar Chinese Spring chromosome 5D, IWGSC CS RefSeq v2.1, whole genome shotgun sequence genomic window:
- the LOC123120644 gene encoding heavy metal-associated isoprenylated plant protein 41-like, with product MAVAVNDGAAGTKWLKHYSSAQGILIVGDGDFSFSLALATAFGSGANLVATSLDSYADLNIKYSDGTSNVTKLEAMGATVLHGVDVKDMNLHANLQLRLLDRIVFNFPHAGFNGREDKVDVIKSHQELVRSFFATARRMLWRHGEIHVTHKTKHPYSTWGIEQLASESSLAMVEQAAFQIQDYPGYNQKRGSSWRCDQDFAIGDCSTFKFCVE from the exons ATGGCCGTGGCAGTGAACGATGGGGCAGCGGGAACAAAGTGGCTGAAGCACTACTCCTCGGCGCAGGGCATCCTGATCGTCGGCGACGGGGACTTCTCCTTCTCGCTGGCGCTCGCCACCGCCTTCGGCTCCGGCGCGAACCTCGTCGCCACGTCCCTCGACTCCTACG CGGACCTGAACATCAAGTACAGCGACGGGACATCCAATGTGACGAAGCTTGAGGCGATGGGCGCCACGGTGCTGCACGGCGTCGACGTGAAAGATATGAATCTCCACGCCAATCTGCAGCTGAGATTGTTGGACCGGATCGTCTTCAACTTCCCTCACGCCGGGTTCAATGGACGCGAGGACAAAGTGGATGTGATCAA GTCGCACCAGGAGCTGGTGAGGAGCTTCTTCGCCACCGCGCGGCGCATGCTCTGGCGTCACGGCGAGATCCACGTCACCCACAAGACCAAGCACCCCTACTCGACGTGGGGTATCGAGCAGCTAGCATCCGAGTCCTCGCTCGCTATGGTCGAGCAAGCTGCCTTTCAGATACAAGACTACCCAGGTTATAACCAGAAGAGAGGGTCGAGCTGGAGGTGTGACCAAGATTTCGCTATAGGTGATTGCTCCACCTTCAAGTTCTGCGTGGAATGA